A genome region from Populus alba chromosome 3, ASM523922v2, whole genome shotgun sequence includes the following:
- the LOC140954203 gene encoding protein ABIL2-like, with amino-acid sequence MDAHSHTKSNYHSRSFSTEHNLLDLKNAVQATIKGAPSSLRERHSKSQYSPQFYSRQGAFTITRTSTNNKPERRSSSPQHSPLIRSGSLLKRPVSSNYTNARRRYPSEPRRSVSLSMYSERDKTKDSDQQYSGKSKRLFKALLRLR; translated from the exons ATGGATGCACATAGCCATACTAAATCAAATTATCACAGTAGAAGCTTTAGTACTGAACACAACttgcttgatttaaaaaatg CTGTTCAAGCAACAATCAAAGGAGCTCCTTCTTCCTTGAG AGAAAGGCATTCTAAATCACAGTACTCTCCACAATTCTACTCAAGACAAGGAGCATTTACGATCACAAGGACTTCAACCAACAACAAACCTG AAAGAAGATCATCCTCTCCGCAACACTCTCCGCTCATACGTTCTGGATCTCTTCTCAAGAGACCAGTATCTTCAAATTATACTAATGCACGACGAAGG TATCCATCTGAGCCTCGGAGATCAGTTTCGTTGTCCATGTATTCGGAAAGAGACAAGACAAAAGATAGTGATCAGCAATATTCTGGCAAGAGCAAACGCCTGTTTAAGGCCTTGCTCCGCCTGCGCTAG